The Amycolatopsis sp. NBC_01480 genome segment GTGAAGGTGGCGCTGAGCTGACTCAGCTGCTCACCCCCGAGGGCGAGCGGATCCCGTCGCCGCAGTTCGACAAGTACATCGCCGACGTCGACGAAGAGATGCTCAAGAATCTCTACCGCGACATGGTGCTGGTGCGCCGCGCCGACCGCGAGGCCAACGCGATGCAGCGCCAGGGCCAGCTCGGCATCTGGGTCCCGCTGCTGGGCCAGGAGGCCGCGCAGATCGGCTCCGGCCGCGCGCTGGAACAGCGGGACATGGCCTTCCCGAGCTATCGCGAGCACGGCGTCGCGTACGCGCGCGGCGTGGACATGCGCGAGCTGCTGGGCATCTTCCGGTGCACGGACCACAGTGGCTGGGACTACAAGGCCCACGGCTTCCACCCGTACACGATCGTCATCGGCAACCAGGTCCTGAACGCGGCCGGTTATGCGATGGGCCAGAAGTTCGAGGGCAAGGTCGGTGACGACGACGGCGAAGCCACGATCTGCTACTTCGGTGACGGCGCGACTTCGCAGGGCGACGTGCACGAGGGCTTCGTCTGGGCCGCGGTCTACGACGCGCCGCTCGTGTTCTTCTGCCAGAACAACCAGTGGGCCATCTCGGAGCCGACCGAGCGCCAGTCGCGCCTGCCGCTGTACCAGCGCGCCCGCGGCTACGGCTTCCCCGGCATCCGGGTGGACGGCAACGACGTGCTCGCCTGCCTCGCCGTGACCCGGTGGGCGCTGGAGGAGTGCCGGCACGGCAACGGCCCGGTGCTGATCGAGGCCTTCACCTACCGCATGGACGCCCACACCACCACCGACGACCCCTCCCGCTACCGGCTCTCGGACGAGCTGGAGGAGTGGAAGCTGAAGGACCCGATCGAGCGCGTCCGGGCCTACCTGGCCCGCGGCGGCGGCGCCGACCACGGCTTCTTCGACCAGGTCCAGGCCGAGGCCGACCAGTTCGCGGCCGAGCTGCGCGAGTACACGTTCAACATGCCGGAGCCGCCGCCGGAGCGGATCTTCGAGAACGTCTACGCCGAGCCCTCCCCGGTGCTGGACGCCCAGCGCGAAGAGTTCCTGTCCTATTTGGACGGTTTTGCCACGGCGGGTGAGCACTGATGGACCTCCAGAAGCTGACCATCGGCAAGGCGCTCAACCTCGGCCTTCGCCGGGCGATGGAAGAGGACCCGAAGGTCCTGATGATGGGCGAGGACGTCGGCAAGCTCGGCGGCGTCTTCCGGATCACCGACGGGCTGCAGAAGGACTTCGGCGAGCAGCGCGTGCTGGACACGCCGCTGGCCGAGTCCGGCATTATCGGCACCGCGGTCGGCCTGGCCGTGCGCGGATTCCGGCCGGTGTGCGAGATCCAGTTCGAGGGCTTCATCTTCCCCGGGTTCGACCAGATCTCCTCGCAGCTGGCGAAGCTGCACTACCGCACGCAGGGCAAGATCAAGATGCCCGTGGTCATCCGGGTGCCGTTCGGCGGCGGGATCGGCGCGGTGGAGCACCACTCCGAGTCGCCGGAATCGCTGTTCTCGCACATCGCCGGGCTCAAGGTGGTCTCGATCTCCAACGCGGTGGACGCGTACTGGGGCATCCAGGAGGCCATCAAGTCCGACGACCCGGTGCTGTTCTTCGAGCCGAAGAAGCTGTACCACTCGGGCGCGCTGAAGATGGAGGTGGACACCGGCACGTCGCCGGGCCGCGTCTTCCGCTCGCAGGTGGTGCGCGAGGGGACCACGGCCACGGTCGTCGCGTACGGCCCGTCCGTGAAGGTGGCGCTCGACGCCGCCGCGGCCGCCGCCGACGAGGGCAAGTCGCTCGAGGTCATCGACCTGCGCACGCTCTCGCCGCTCGACCTCGGCCCGGTGTTCGAGTCGGTGCGCAAGACCGGACGGCTGATCGCGGTCAGCGAGGCGCCGTCGGAATCGTCGCTGACCTCGGAGATCGCCGCCCGCGTCCAGCAGGAGTGCTTCTACTCGCTGGAGGCCCCCGTGCTGCGCGTGGCCGGGTTCGACACGCCGTACCCGCCGGCCAAGCTCGAGGAGTACTACCTCCCCGACCTGGACCGGGTGCTGCACACCGTCGACCGATCACTGGCCTGGTGAGGGGGGTTCATGCCCGAGTACAAACAGTTCCCCCTGTCCGACACGGCCGAGGGGCTGACCGAGGCCGACATCCTCGCCTGGCACGTGAAGCCGGGCGACACGGTCACGGTCAACCAGATCGTGGTGGAGATCGAGACCGCGAAGGCGGCCGTCGAGCTGCCCATCCCGTGGGCCGGCGTGGTCACCGAGCTGCACGTGGAGCCGGGGCAGACGGTTGAGGTCGGCACGCCGATCCTGACCATGGACGTCGACCCCGGTGGCGCGGCTGCCCCGGTCGCCGCCCCCGTCACGGCTGCCGCTCCGGAGGCACCGGCCGAGGAGGAGATGAAGCCGCTGGTCGGCTACGGCTCCAAGGCCGTGGTCACGAAACGGCGGGAGCGCAAGGGTTCGGCGCCCGCTCCGGCGGCGGCCGTTGCCGCGCCGCCCCCTCCGTCGGTTCCGGCAGCTCCGGTGGCTCCGGTACCGGCTGTGGCGGAAAAGCCGCGCGGCGGTTACGTCCCGCTGGCCAAGCCGCCGGTCCGCAAGCTGGCCAAGGACCTGGGCGTCGACCTGCACGCCCTGTCCGGTACGGCCGGCGGCGTCATCACGCGTGAAGACGTCGAGCGCGCGGCCAACGGATCGACGCCGGCCGTTACTCAGCCGTCCACTGTGGACGCCGGATACGACCCGGCCACGCGTGAGCGCCGGGTGCCGATCAAGGGCGTCCGCAAGGCGACCGCGAACGCGATGGTGCAGAGCGCCTTCACGGCCCCGCACGTCACGGAGTTCCTGACCGTGGACGTCACGCCGATGATGGAGCTGCGCGAGAAGCTGAAGAAGTCGCGCGAGTTCGCCGGCACCAAGCTGACCCCGCTGGCGTTCGCGGCCAAGGCCGTGTGCCTGGCGGCGAGGCGCACGCCGGACGTCAACGCGGTGTGGGACGAGGCGGCGCAGGAGATCGTCTACAAGGACTACGTGCACCTCGGCATCGCGGCGGCGACCCCGCGCGGTCTGGTCGTGCCGAAGATCCGCGACGCCGATTCCCTGTCACTCAAGGAACTCGCGCTCGCGCTGACGGACCTGACCGACGTCGCGCGCGAGGGCAAGACCACCCCCGCGGCGATGGCGAACGGCACCATCACGATCACCAACGTCGGCGTCTTCGGCGTCGACACCGGCACACCCATCATCAACCCGGGCGAGTCGGCGATCCTGGCGGTCGGCGCCATCCGCGACACCCCGTGGGTGGTGGACGGCGAGATCGTGGTCCGCAAGGTGATGCAGCTGTCGCTGAGCTTCGACCATCGCGTGATCGACGGCCAGCAGGGCTCGGAGTTCCTGGCCGACGTCGGCGCGCTGCTCGCCGACCCGGCGGTGGCGATCACGTACTGACCGAGTAGCCGAAAAGGGGCCTTCCGTACCTGGGAGGCCCCTTTTTCGTGTGTTCGATTCCGGTGAAGTCCTTACCCTGCAACAGGTTCCTCCGCACAGCGCCAGCACAGCCAACTGACAGTACCGGCCCAGAAAACGATCTTACTGTGGGTTTGTAAGCAGTTACTCAAGCTGTGCAGGAGTTTCCGACATGAGCCGTTCCCTCTACTCCGCACCCGCGTCACCGGCAGTCCACATTCCCGAACCACCACCGCCACCTCGCACACTCGTAGACATCTTCGCCCGGACTGTGGACCGATATCCGCACGCGACCGCACTCGACGACGGCGCCACACGGTTCAGCTACCGCGCGCTCGCCGACCGCGTCGAACGGGCCGCCCGCAAACTGCGTGCCCACGGCATCGGCCCCGGCGACCGGGTGGGGATCGCGATCCCGTCCGGCACCGCCGATCTGTACGCGGGCATCCTGGCCGTGCTGGCCGCGGGCGCGGCGTACGTGCCGGCCGACTTCGACGAGCCCGCCGAACGCGCCGAGCTGGTCTTCTCCGAGGCGCGTGTCTGCGCCGTGCTCCGCCCGGACCTGCGGATGCGCCCGGACCTCGCGCTCGCCGAGGGCGCCCGTCGTCGGCTCGGCCCGTCCGACGACGCGTGGGTGATCTTCACGTCCGGCTCCAGCGGCACACCGAAGGGCGTCGCGGTGACCCACCGGTCGGCCGCGGCGTTTGTGGACGCGGAGGCGACGCTGTTCCTGCAGGAGCGCCCGATCAGCCCGGCCGACCGCGTGCTGGCCGGGCTCTCGGTCGGCTTCGACGCATCCTGCGAGGAGATGTGGCTGGCCTGGCGGCACGGCGCTTGCCTGGTGCCCGCGCCGAGGTCGGTGGTACGCGCGGGTCCGGACCTCGGGCCGTGGCTGGCGCGGCGCCGGATCACAGTGGTCTCGACCGTCCCGTCGCTGGCCATGCTCTGGCCGCCCGAGCTGCTGGACGGCGTGCGGCTGCTGGTCTTCGGCGGTGAGGGCTGCCCGGCGGAGCTGGTGGACCGGCTCGACGACGGCCGTCGCGAAGTGTGGAACACCTACGGCCCGACCGAGGCCACAGTCGTCTCCACGGCGACGCGCCTGCGCGCCGGGGAGCCGGTACGGATCGGGGTGCCGTTGCCGGGCTGGCGGGTCGCCGTGGTCGACCCCGAAGGCGCGCCGGTCCCGCAGGGGGCGACCGGCGAGCTGATGATCGGCGGCGTCGGCCTGGCGCGGTACCTCGATCCGGAGAAGGACGCCCGCGCGTACCCGCCGATGCCCCGGCTGGGCTGGGACCGCGGTTACCGCAGCGGTGACCTGGTCCGGGCCGATCCGGCGGGCCTGGTGTTCCTCGGCCGCGCGGACGACCAGGTGAAGATCGGCGGCCGTCGGATCGAGCTGGGCGAGGTGGAGGCGGCGCTGCTGGCGCTGCCTCGGGTGACCGCGGCCGCGGCGGCGGTCCGGGGCGGAATGGTGCTGGTCGGATACCTGCTGGTGGACGGCCCGTTCGACGCCGAAGCCGCGCGCGCCCAGCTGGCGAAACGGCTGCCCCACGGGCTGGTGCCGACGCTGGCCGTGCTCCCGGATTTCCCGCTCAGCGCGGCCGGCAAGGTGGACCGCAAGGCGCTGCCGTGGCCGTTGCCCGCCGAGCCCAAGCCGTCCGATGTCGCCGAGACGGCCGAAGTGCCGCAACGGCTGCGCGCGGACCTGGCGTGGATCGCGCAGCGCTGGGCCGAGTTGTTCGGCGTCACTCCCGCGCCGAGTTCGGACTTCTTCGGTGACGGCGGCACGAGCCTCGCCGCCGCCCGGCTGATCTCCGCGCTGCGCCCGCGTTTCCCGGACGCGTCGATCACCGACCTCTACCAGCACCCGGGCCTGCTGGACCTGACCGAGCACCTGGTCGGCGCGGGCAGTGCGGCGGTCGAGGTGCTCGAGCCGGTACGGCCGCTGTCCCGGCGCTCCGGTGCCCTGCAAACCCTGCTTTACGTGCTGCTGCAATGGATTCCCGGCATGCGGTGGACCCTTGCGGTGCTCGCCGGTGCCGCCGTTTTCGACTCGCTGACCGGCGACGCGACCGTCCCGCTCGCCGGCTGGATCGCCATCGCGGCCGGCCTCCTGCTGGCGTTCTCCTCGCCTGGCCGGGTGCTCGTCGCCGGACTCGGCGCCCGGCTGCTGCTCCACCGGCTGCGCCCCGGCGCGTATCGCAAGGGCGGGTCCGTCCACATGCGACTGTGGACGGCCGAGCGGCTCGCCGCCGTGGTCGATGTCGCCGGACTGCCGGGCACCACCTGGAACCTGCGTTACGCGCGGCTGCTGGGCAACCGCGTCGGCCGCGAGGTCGACCTGCACACGCTGCCGCCGGTCACCGGGCTCGGGCGTTTCGGCGACCGATGCGCGGTCGAGCCCGAGGCCGACGTCGCGGGCTGGTGGCTGGACGGGAACACGCTGCACGTCGGCACCGTCGAGGTCGGCGCGGACGCCTCCGTGGGCAGCCGCGCGACGCTGATGCCGGGCAGCGTGGTCGGCGACGGCGCCGTGGTACCGCCGGGCACTTTCGTCCGCGACACCGTGCCCAGTGCCTCCGTTTCGGACGAACGCCCGCCGGTCAAACGCCGCTGGCGACTCGCGTACGCGCTGACCCCGGTGCTGTCCGGCCTGATCATGCTGATCGCCGTGCTGCCCGCGGCCGCCGTGTACACCTGGCTCGGCCTCACTACCGGCGACACGCTGTCCAGCCTGGTCTGGCTGGTCCCGCCGCTCGGCGTGGTGACCTTGCTGCTCAACGCGGGCCTCACCGCGGTGCTGGTCCGGCTGGCCGGACGCGGGCTGCGGCCCGGCTCGCACCCGGTGCACAGCCGCGCCGGCTGGGCCGCCTGGCTGGTGCAGCGGCTGGTGACCAGCGCCCGGAACAGCGCTTTTCCGCTGTACGCGAGCCTCGTGACGGGCCTGTGGCTGCGGCTGCTGGGCGCGTCGATCGGACGCCGCACCGAAGCGTCCACTGTGGTCGGTCTGCCGCAGATGATGTCGGTGGGCGCCGGGAGTTTCCTCGCCGACGACTCGGTGCTCGCGCCGTACCGGCTACGCGGCGGCCGCGTCGAGATCGGCCGGGCCACGGTGGACGACCAGGCCTTCATCGGCAACTCCGCCGAGGTCGCGCCCGGGCGCACGGTCCACTCCGGCTCGCTGATCGGCGTCCTCTCGCACGCCCCGGCGACCGCCGAGCCCGGCACGTCGTGGCTGGGCCGTCCGGCGATGGCGATCCCGCGCCGCGCCACCGTGACCGACTCGGCCCGGACGTACGCGCCGTCTTGGCAGCTGGTGATGCGACGCGCACTCGTCGAGCTGACCCGACTGGTGCCGACCGCCCTCGGCGCGATGCTCGGTTACGCGGTGTTCGTGCTGATCGAAGCCGTCTCGACCGGGCTCGGGATCCCGCTGGCGTTCGCGCTTTCCGGCCCGATCCTGCTCGGCGCCGGGGTGGTCGCGACGCTGCTGGCGCTGGCCGCGAAATGGCTGTTCAACCGGCGGGTCCGCGCGTCCGAGCACCCACTGTGGAGCGGTTTCGTGTGGCGCAACGAGCTGGTGGCCGTCTACCACGAGGAGCTGGTGATGCGCTGGCTCGGCCCGGCGGTGCTCGGCACGCCGGTGTTCAGCGCGGTGCTGCGGGCGCACGGCGCGAAGATCGGCCGCGGCGTCAGCATCGAGACCAAGTGGCTGCCGGAGCCGGACCTGGTCAGCGCCGGCGACGGGGTGGTGGTCAACCGCGGCTGCGTGGTGCAGACCCACCTGTTCCAAGACCGGATCCTGCGGCTCGGCCCGGTGCGGCTGGACGCGGGCGCCACCCTCGGGCCGCACACCGTGGCCCTGTTCGACACCCACCTCGGGCACGACTGCTCGATCGGGGCTAACTCCCTGGTCATGCGCGGTGAGACGGTGCCGGCCCAGCGCCGGTTCGAGGGCAACCCGGTCGCGCCCGCCTAAAATCCAGTTGACGGAGTGAGCACTCACTCCGTACCTTGGACCGCATGACACCGACTGAAACGAGACGCCGCGCGCCCGGCATGGCGCCGCAGGACCGGCGGCAGATGATCGTGCGCGCGGTGCTGCCGCTGGTCGTCGAGCACGGGGCCGCCGTGACCACCAGCCAGATCGCGCGGGCGGCCGGGATCGGCGAGGGCACGATCTTCCGGGCCTTCAAGGACAAGGACGAGCTGATCGACGCGTGTGTGGTCGCCGCGCTCGACCCCGGGGAATCGCTGGAGATCATCGGCGAGATCCCCGGGGAGCTGCCGCTGGAGAAGCGGCTGCTGGAGGCCGTCGAGGCGCTCACCGCGCACCTGCAGCGGGTCGGCGCCGTGATGGCGTCAGTCCACAAGGGACGCGCACGGCCCGAGCACCTGCGCAACGAGGCGGCCAAGAGCGGGGACAGCCGGCGCGAGTCGG includes the following:
- a CDS encoding dihydrolipoamide acetyltransferase family protein is translated as MPEYKQFPLSDTAEGLTEADILAWHVKPGDTVTVNQIVVEIETAKAAVELPIPWAGVVTELHVEPGQTVEVGTPILTMDVDPGGAAAPVAAPVTAAAPEAPAEEEMKPLVGYGSKAVVTKRRERKGSAPAPAAAVAAPPPPSVPAAPVAPVPAVAEKPRGGYVPLAKPPVRKLAKDLGVDLHALSGTAGGVITREDVERAANGSTPAVTQPSTVDAGYDPATRERRVPIKGVRKATANAMVQSAFTAPHVTEFLTVDVTPMMELREKLKKSREFAGTKLTPLAFAAKAVCLAARRTPDVNAVWDEAAQEIVYKDYVHLGIAAATPRGLVVPKIRDADSLSLKELALALTDLTDVAREGKTTPAAMANGTITITNVGVFGVDTGTPIINPGESAILAVGAIRDTPWVVDGEIVVRKVMQLSLSFDHRVIDGQQGSEFLADVGALLADPAVAITY
- the pdhA gene encoding pyruvate dehydrogenase (acetyl-transferring) E1 component subunit alpha, whose amino-acid sequence is MPSEQWTHPEPGDGPAAVSAQPSPEQVIAGLRATSEGGAELTQLLTPEGERIPSPQFDKYIADVDEEMLKNLYRDMVLVRRADREANAMQRQGQLGIWVPLLGQEAAQIGSGRALEQRDMAFPSYREHGVAYARGVDMRELLGIFRCTDHSGWDYKAHGFHPYTIVIGNQVLNAAGYAMGQKFEGKVGDDDGEATICYFGDGATSQGDVHEGFVWAAVYDAPLVFFCQNNQWAISEPTERQSRLPLYQRARGYGFPGIRVDGNDVLACLAVTRWALEECRHGNGPVLIEAFTYRMDAHTTTDDPSRYRLSDELEEWKLKDPIERVRAYLARGGGADHGFFDQVQAEADQFAAELREYTFNMPEPPPERIFENVYAEPSPVLDAQREEFLSYLDGFATAGEH
- a CDS encoding Pls/PosA family non-ribosomal peptide synthetase, which encodes MSRSLYSAPASPAVHIPEPPPPPRTLVDIFARTVDRYPHATALDDGATRFSYRALADRVERAARKLRAHGIGPGDRVGIAIPSGTADLYAGILAVLAAGAAYVPADFDEPAERAELVFSEARVCAVLRPDLRMRPDLALAEGARRRLGPSDDAWVIFTSGSSGTPKGVAVTHRSAAAFVDAEATLFLQERPISPADRVLAGLSVGFDASCEEMWLAWRHGACLVPAPRSVVRAGPDLGPWLARRRITVVSTVPSLAMLWPPELLDGVRLLVFGGEGCPAELVDRLDDGRREVWNTYGPTEATVVSTATRLRAGEPVRIGVPLPGWRVAVVDPEGAPVPQGATGELMIGGVGLARYLDPEKDARAYPPMPRLGWDRGYRSGDLVRADPAGLVFLGRADDQVKIGGRRIELGEVEAALLALPRVTAAAAAVRGGMVLVGYLLVDGPFDAEAARAQLAKRLPHGLVPTLAVLPDFPLSAAGKVDRKALPWPLPAEPKPSDVAETAEVPQRLRADLAWIAQRWAELFGVTPAPSSDFFGDGGTSLAAARLISALRPRFPDASITDLYQHPGLLDLTEHLVGAGSAAVEVLEPVRPLSRRSGALQTLLYVLLQWIPGMRWTLAVLAGAAVFDSLTGDATVPLAGWIAIAAGLLLAFSSPGRVLVAGLGARLLLHRLRPGAYRKGGSVHMRLWTAERLAAVVDVAGLPGTTWNLRYARLLGNRVGREVDLHTLPPVTGLGRFGDRCAVEPEADVAGWWLDGNTLHVGTVEVGADASVGSRATLMPGSVVGDGAVVPPGTFVRDTVPSASVSDERPPVKRRWRLAYALTPVLSGLIMLIAVLPAAAVYTWLGLTTGDTLSSLVWLVPPLGVVTLLLNAGLTAVLVRLAGRGLRPGSHPVHSRAGWAAWLVQRLVTSARNSAFPLYASLVTGLWLRLLGASIGRRTEASTVVGLPQMMSVGAGSFLADDSVLAPYRLRGGRVEIGRATVDDQAFIGNSAEVAPGRTVHSGSLIGVLSHAPATAEPGTSWLGRPAMAIPRRATVTDSARTYAPSWQLVMRRALVELTRLVPTALGAMLGYAVFVLIEAVSTGLGIPLAFALSGPILLGAGVVATLLALAAKWLFNRRVRASEHPLWSGFVWRNELVAVYHEELVMRWLGPAVLGTPVFSAVLRAHGAKIGRGVSIETKWLPEPDLVSAGDGVVVNRGCVVQTHLFQDRILRLGPVRLDAGATLGPHTVALFDTHLGHDCSIGANSLVMRGETVPAQRRFEGNPVAPA
- a CDS encoding TetR/AcrR family transcriptional regulator, whose product is MAPQDRRQMIVRAVLPLVVEHGAAVTTSQIARAAGIGEGTIFRAFKDKDELIDACVVAALDPGESLEIIGEIPGELPLEKRLLEAVEALTAHLQRVGAVMASVHKGRARPEHLRNEAAKSGDSRRESVDAMRVAIEGLFEPDAAKLRLPLNKTASLFLSMLFSMSRPMPGGPAPAETIDLFLHGAVSE
- a CDS encoding alpha-ketoacid dehydrogenase subunit beta, with the translated sequence MMDLQKLTIGKALNLGLRRAMEEDPKVLMMGEDVGKLGGVFRITDGLQKDFGEQRVLDTPLAESGIIGTAVGLAVRGFRPVCEIQFEGFIFPGFDQISSQLAKLHYRTQGKIKMPVVIRVPFGGGIGAVEHHSESPESLFSHIAGLKVVSISNAVDAYWGIQEAIKSDDPVLFFEPKKLYHSGALKMEVDTGTSPGRVFRSQVVREGTTATVVAYGPSVKVALDAAAAAADEGKSLEVIDLRTLSPLDLGPVFESVRKTGRLIAVSEAPSESSLTSEIAARVQQECFYSLEAPVLRVAGFDTPYPPAKLEEYYLPDLDRVLHTVDRSLAW